The Gordonia sp. KTR9 genome contains a region encoding:
- a CDS encoding globin domain-containing protein, with protein MLNREVLQDSLSLVIDDEHKLMLAFYDRLFDEHPEVRPLFGADLRPQATMLQQAIAAVLDHLDDAEWLGRTLGALGRRHADLGVTPEMYGWVAGALVTTMAERGGGDWTDEMTAAWTEALGAVAGLMLDAYPAVAD; from the coding sequence ATGTTGAACCGAGAAGTATTGCAGGACAGCCTGTCCCTGGTGATCGACGACGAGCACAAGCTGATGCTCGCCTTCTACGACCGCCTGTTCGACGAACACCCCGAAGTCCGGCCACTGTTCGGCGCCGACCTGCGACCACAAGCCACGATGCTCCAGCAGGCCATAGCGGCCGTTCTCGACCACCTCGACGACGCCGAGTGGCTCGGCCGCACGCTCGGCGCGCTGGGACGCCGGCACGCCGACCTCGGGGTCACGCCCGAGATGTACGGATGGGTGGCCGGCGCGCTCGTCACGACGATGGCCGAGCGCGGCGGCGGAGACTGGACCGACGAGATGACCGCGGCCTGGACCGAAGCACTCGGCGCCGTCGCCGGGCTGATGCTCGACGCCTATCCGGCCGTCGCCGACTGA
- a CDS encoding PEP/pyruvate-binding domain-containing protein has protein sequence MSSATVEFEDITDDRYGGKAAGLARLRRLGLPVPAGYVITCVSSGARDVDTTRFDEMVAAGSTPVAVRSSAVGEDGADQSFAGQYDTVLGVDSVDALVAAVRACADSVHSRRASSYSGNSAATMNVVVQRMVDARAAGVVFTADPASGRRDLMVIDAVVGLGESLVDGTAAPDHFVLDVGGAVMVQETVAAPVLSAAEIGDIRAGARRAEQEWGRPMDLEWAIDESGELWWLQARPITTLPGDLNEMDSPGAGADHVYTRCNIGEMMPGAFCPLTASVSGFAIDYAMQMVQVVARAQQSYERPWLQVGYFYGHMFLNLTEGTALSSGILGNSLEQFSTSICGRVIDELTPKPPQPFRRKLGNTIRLTAHALSVGPAMRRLPAEIAAFAVPTSRDPRVVLREMESGVDQYREVTLVHVRSSSRAAVAANVLESVLVRQAVKDGRTEDDGKAEAARLMAGAAEVESALMLAELDAVVRTIAADPTVADEFLSAAPDDAVTTLRATSGHPGRALRGFLERHGHRGYRELCMRDPSWADDPGGLGAMMQVMVRSVATRSDPPPVRAAADVRPADLHPADVHPSGSIRLLARLAQGGARGREETKSRMALMAHRLKRGYRHLGEVLAECGRLPDADLVYFFDRAELHRVVESDDTGDLVLSALKRREALSYQDRLEFDDVSVGRPSPRVVAPVTHAGDGRIVGRPAGRGTVEGVVRVAKSVVQARDVQPGEILVAPVTDVGWTPYFTVIGALVTDIGSSVSHGAVVAREYGLPCVVNTLVGTQVLRTGDRVRVDGDRGIVELIESN, from the coding sequence ATGAGTTCGGCAACGGTCGAATTCGAGGACATCACCGACGACCGGTACGGCGGCAAGGCGGCCGGTCTCGCGCGCTTGCGACGTCTGGGACTGCCGGTGCCCGCAGGCTATGTCATCACCTGTGTGTCCTCCGGGGCGCGCGACGTCGACACAACACGATTCGACGAGATGGTCGCCGCCGGGTCGACACCGGTCGCGGTTCGGTCCTCGGCGGTCGGGGAGGACGGGGCGGACCAGTCCTTCGCCGGCCAGTACGACACCGTACTGGGGGTCGATTCCGTCGACGCGCTCGTCGCCGCGGTCCGCGCCTGCGCCGACTCGGTGCACTCGCGACGCGCGTCGTCGTACAGCGGGAATTCCGCGGCCACCATGAACGTGGTGGTCCAGCGGATGGTCGATGCCCGCGCCGCCGGCGTGGTGTTCACCGCGGACCCGGCGTCCGGGCGCCGGGATCTGATGGTCATCGACGCCGTCGTCGGACTCGGCGAGTCGCTCGTCGACGGGACAGCGGCTCCCGATCACTTCGTGCTCGATGTCGGCGGTGCCGTCATGGTGCAGGAAACTGTTGCGGCGCCGGTCTTGTCGGCTGCGGAGATCGGCGACATCCGTGCCGGTGCCCGCCGGGCGGAGCAGGAGTGGGGCCGGCCGATGGACCTCGAGTGGGCCATCGACGAATCCGGGGAACTCTGGTGGCTGCAGGCACGGCCGATCACGACGCTGCCCGGGGACCTCAACGAGATGGACTCGCCGGGGGCCGGGGCCGACCACGTCTACACGCGATGCAACATCGGCGAGATGATGCCGGGCGCGTTCTGCCCCCTGACCGCATCGGTCTCCGGGTTCGCGATCGACTACGCGATGCAGATGGTGCAGGTGGTTGCCCGCGCGCAGCAGAGTTACGAGAGACCATGGCTCCAGGTGGGTTACTTCTACGGGCACATGTTCCTCAACCTGACCGAGGGCACGGCGTTGAGTTCGGGCATCCTCGGCAACTCGCTGGAGCAGTTCTCGACGTCGATCTGCGGGCGGGTCATCGACGAATTGACACCGAAGCCGCCGCAGCCATTCCGACGCAAACTCGGCAACACGATCCGGCTCACCGCGCATGCGCTGTCGGTGGGGCCGGCCATGCGTCGGCTGCCGGCCGAGATCGCCGCATTCGCGGTGCCGACGAGCCGCGACCCGCGAGTCGTGCTGCGGGAGATGGAGTCCGGTGTCGACCAGTACCGTGAGGTCACCCTCGTCCACGTGCGGTCGTCCTCACGCGCTGCGGTCGCGGCGAACGTCCTCGAGAGCGTCCTGGTCCGGCAGGCGGTGAAGGACGGGCGCACGGAGGATGACGGCAAGGCCGAGGCGGCCCGGCTCATGGCCGGCGCCGCGGAGGTCGAGAGCGCCCTGATGCTCGCCGAACTCGACGCGGTGGTGCGCACCATCGCCGCCGACCCCACGGTCGCCGACGAATTCCTCTCCGCGGCACCGGATGACGCGGTCACCACGCTGCGGGCGACATCCGGCCACCCCGGCCGTGCGCTTCGTGGGTTCCTCGAACGTCACGGTCACCGGGGATACCGCGAACTGTGCATGCGCGATCCGTCCTGGGCCGACGATCCCGGCGGTCTGGGCGCGATGATGCAGGTGATGGTGCGGTCGGTGGCGACGCGGTCGGACCCGCCACCCGTCCGCGCGGCCGCTGACGTGCGCCCCGCTGACCTGCACCCCGCTGACGTACACCCTTCTGGGTCGATCCGACTCCTGGCACGCCTGGCGCAAGGCGGTGCGCGAGGCCGCGAAGAGACCAAGTCGCGGATGGCGCTGATGGCCCACCGGCTCAAACGGGGCTACCGGCACCTCGGTGAGGTCCTGGCCGAGTGCGGGCGGTTACCCGACGCCGACCTCGTGTACTTCTTCGACCGCGCGGAGCTGCACCGGGTCGTCGAGTCCGACGACACCGGGGACCTCGTGCTGAGCGCGCTGAAACGTCGAGAAGCGTTGTCGTATCAGGATCGCCTCGAGTTCGACGACGTCTCGGTCGGCCGCCCGTCCCCACGCGTCGTCGCGCCCGTGACCCATGCCGGCGACGGCCGGATCGTGGGCCGTCCGGCGGGCCGGGGAACCGTCGAAGGTGTGGTGCGCGTGGCGAAGTCGGTCGTCCAGGCGCGGGACGTCCAACCCGGCGAGATCCTCGTCGCGCCCGTCACCGATGTCGGCTGGACGCCGTACTTCACCGTCATCGGCGCGCTCGTCACCGACATCGGTAGCTCGGTGTCGCACGGTGCGGTGGTCGCCCGCGAGTACGGGCTGCCGTGCGTCGTCAACACCCTGGTGGGCACCCAGGTGCTGCGGACCGGCGACCGGGTGCGGGTCGACGGCGATCGCGGGATCGTCGAGCTGATCGAGAGTAATTGA
- a CDS encoding TIGR03617 family F420-dependent LLM class oxidoreductase, which produces MKIMTALFNPTDAVDRARALQEAGASGVFTFEGPHDVFTPLVLASAVEGLDIMSNVAIAFPRNPIQLAHQANDLQLLSEGRFILGLGTQVRAQIEKRYGAEFDRPVERMKEMVGALRAIFATWNDGERLDFRGEYHRHTLMTPTFVPGPNPYGPPPIYLGALGPRLTRATAEVADGLLVMPFGSKRFLHGTTLPAVRDGLAAAGRSEDDFEVVPEIIVSVASGAGSDDHASTRMLLAFYGSTPAYRPVLDAHGWGDLQPELNTMSKQGRWQEMAGLIDDEMLHTIAACGTPAEIAAHIRDRVDGVSDRICLYQPGPIGVEPLAEIVDSLTGGAR; this is translated from the coding sequence ATGAAGATCATGACGGCGTTGTTCAACCCGACGGATGCGGTCGATCGCGCGCGGGCGCTGCAGGAGGCCGGCGCGTCCGGTGTGTTCACCTTCGAAGGTCCGCACGACGTGTTCACCCCGCTCGTGCTGGCGTCGGCGGTGGAGGGCCTGGACATCATGTCCAATGTGGCCATCGCGTTCCCGCGCAACCCGATCCAGCTCGCGCACCAGGCGAACGACCTGCAGCTGCTCAGCGAGGGACGCTTCATCCTGGGGCTCGGCACGCAGGTGCGCGCCCAGATCGAGAAGCGCTACGGCGCCGAGTTCGACCGTCCGGTCGAGCGGATGAAGGAGATGGTCGGCGCCCTGCGGGCCATCTTCGCGACCTGGAATGACGGTGAGCGCCTGGACTTCCGGGGCGAGTACCACCGGCACACCCTGATGACCCCGACGTTCGTCCCCGGGCCGAACCCTTATGGACCCCCGCCGATCTATCTGGGCGCGTTGGGTCCTCGGCTCACGCGTGCCACCGCTGAGGTCGCCGACGGTCTGCTGGTGATGCCGTTCGGGTCGAAGCGGTTCCTGCACGGCACGACGCTGCCCGCCGTACGCGACGGTCTCGCCGCGGCCGGCCGCAGCGAGGACGACTTCGAGGTGGTGCCCGAGATCATCGTGTCCGTGGCGTCGGGCGCCGGGAGCGACGACCATGCTTCGACGCGGATGTTGTTGGCCTTCTACGGTTCCACCCCGGCGTACCGTCCCGTCCTCGATGCGCACGGATGGGGAGACCTGCAGCCGGAACTCAACACGATGTCCAAACAGGGGCGCTGGCAGGAGATGGCCGGACTCATCGACGACGAGATGCTCCACACCATCGCGGCCTGTGGCACGCCGGCCGAGATCGCCGCACACATCCGCGACCGGGTCGACGGTGTGTCGGACCGGATCTGCCTCTACCAGCCGGGCCCCATCGGTGTCGAACCGCTCGCCGAGATCGTCGACTCCCTGACCGGTGGCGCGAGATGA
- a CDS encoding TetR-like C-terminal domain-containing protein → MTADGHREDKRRKPSTPGRPRDGRIDAAIIAATRELILETGYPALSLSAIAARAGTTTAAIYRRWSGKAELVHEAVLSAETLDPPTGSGDVRQDIRALVEIVRAMFNRPEARVALPGLIADTVASPDVHSQMIARLAGDLPAFESRFGQERRDDDRLPMLAEVVAGTAIFRILIRSDAALDDAWVDQMVELITERWPAG, encoded by the coding sequence ATGACAGCAGATGGGCACAGGGAAGACAAGAGGCGCAAACCCTCGACGCCCGGGCGGCCCCGCGACGGGAGGATCGACGCAGCGATCATCGCGGCCACCCGCGAGCTGATCCTCGAGACCGGTTATCCGGCGCTGTCGCTGTCGGCCATCGCCGCACGCGCGGGTACGACGACGGCCGCCATCTACCGGCGTTGGTCGGGCAAGGCCGAGCTCGTGCACGAGGCGGTGCTGTCGGCCGAGACCCTCGATCCGCCAACAGGTTCGGGAGATGTCCGCCAGGACATCCGGGCACTCGTCGAGATCGTGCGCGCGATGTTCAACCGGCCCGAGGCGCGCGTGGCACTCCCCGGCCTGATCGCCGACACCGTTGCGTCACCCGACGTGCACAGTCAGATGATCGCCCGGCTCGCCGGCGACCTCCCCGCCTTCGAGTCCCGCTTCGGCCAGGAACGCCGGGACGACGACCGGTTGCCGATGCTCGCGGAGGTCGTCGCGGGCACCGCGATCTTCCGCATTCTCATCCGGAGCGACGCCGCACTCGACGACGCCTGGGTCGACCAGATGGTCGAGCTCATCACCGAGCGCTGGCCTGCGGGCTGA
- a CDS encoding proline dehydrogenase family protein — METTTAADTLRRWALDEELKSRVMADPALADLARRIAERYTAGEDVDSAIRAGERAVERGHLVSIEYTGESVRDAAEATAATEVFVSVAERIGRTGLPSTVSGDLSHIGLLVSGDLVRDNAARLAEACAAVDSVFMISAEGSDRTDRVLEVYDWLSHRYDNVGITLQARLHRSDEDVDRLLAAGGRVRLVKGAFLEAESEALPREDPELPKRFGRLARRIVDGGGSLTLATHDEALLTHVLGSVGAAESVEVEMLMGLGTDLLDRLATDGIATREYCIFGSEWWLYVLNRIAEDPTRVFQALVDLGRGPISPQASAR, encoded by the coding sequence ATGGAAACAACAACTGCGGCAGACACACTCCGTCGGTGGGCGCTCGACGAAGAGCTGAAGTCCCGGGTCATGGCCGACCCCGCGCTGGCCGATCTCGCGCGGCGGATCGCCGAACGGTACACCGCGGGAGAAGATGTCGACTCGGCGATCCGCGCCGGGGAGCGCGCGGTGGAACGCGGACACCTGGTGAGCATCGAGTACACGGGTGAGAGCGTGCGCGACGCCGCCGAAGCGACCGCGGCCACGGAGGTCTTCGTCTCCGTCGCCGAACGCATCGGTCGGACCGGTCTGCCGTCGACGGTCTCCGGCGACCTGTCGCACATCGGACTTCTCGTCTCCGGAGATCTGGTGCGGGACAACGCTGCCCGTTTGGCAGAGGCGTGCGCCGCGGTCGATTCCGTCTTCATGATCTCCGCCGAGGGATCGGACCGGACCGATCGGGTTCTCGAGGTCTACGACTGGCTGTCGCATCGGTACGACAACGTGGGCATCACCCTGCAGGCCAGGCTCCATCGTTCGGACGAGGACGTGGATCGACTACTCGCCGCCGGTGGCCGGGTCAGGCTCGTCAAAGGTGCGTTCCTGGAGGCCGAATCGGAGGCCCTGCCCCGGGAGGACCCGGAGTTGCCCAAGCGGTTCGGACGACTGGCGCGCCGCATCGTCGACGGCGGCGGCTCGCTCACCCTCGCGACGCACGACGAAGCGTTGTTGACTCATGTCCTGGGGTCTGTGGGCGCCGCCGAGTCCGTCGAGGTCGAGATGCTGATGGGTCTGGGGACCGACCTGCTGGACCGGTTAGCGACGGACGGGATCGCCACGCGCGAATACTGCATCTTCGGCTCGGAATGGTGGTTGTACGTGCTGAACCGCATCGCCGAAGACCCGACGCGGGTGTTCCAGGCTCTCGTCGACCTCGGGCGCGGGCCGATCAGCCCGCAGGCCAGCGCTCGGTGA